The following DNA comes from Enterocloster bolteae.
AATCAGAGCTGTCCTTCCATAAATTCAGTTCATAATCAACTTCCAGGGAATTTTCGTCATAGAGAGGTGTTAAATAAAGGGCTGTTAAATAACTGCTGTCAGTTTCTTCTGCCCATACATCCTTCCAGATTCCCGTTGTCTGGGTATACCAGCAGTCATAATTTTGTTTAAGCCACCGCTGTTTTCCTCTGGGCTGTACGGTTGAATAGGTATCTTCAATGCGGCAGACCAGCTGATTCCCCGTTTTTTTAAGTGCTTCGGTAATATCAAAGGTGAATCTGGTATATCCGCCTTCGTGAACTCCCATATAAATTCCATTGACCCAGAGCTCCGTCCGGTAATCCGATCCTTCAAAGTTTAAAAGGATTCTTTTCCCTTCGTGAAGTTCAAATGACTGGCTTCTGGAATACCAGACAACATTGCATTCATCCTGTACCCCAATTCCGCCCGCCGGACTTTCATACGAAAACGGGACGATAATTTTACGGTCTTCAAATCCATTCTGCCATCCGCATTTGATTCCCTCCTTTCGGGGATCGAATCTGAAGTTCCATTCTCCATTCAGGGAGAAAAATGATTCCCTCACGAACTGTGGTCTGGGATATCCTTTTTTATAAAATTTTGTCATGGCACCCTCACATCTTTACTTGCAGTTTTAATGTATCTTTAAAATAGCACTTATTGTACAAAATGTCAATATATTATGGGTATAATAATAAAATATTTGTGCATATTTCCAAAATTAATGTTTTGGTGTGGTTTTATTAATACAGTATTACTGTAACAAATGGCAGAATTAACATTCTATCTCCTTGTTTTTTACTTTTACACCCGATATAATAATACAATAAAGCATTCTGAATGGGTATGGCTGAAAAAGGTTTGCTATGCAGGAAGTTGTATGTGTGTAAAAGTCAGCTATGTGTAAAATTGGCTATGCATAAAAGTCAGCTGCGGGGGGTATCTATGAATCGGCAATCAGCAAATGAAAAAGAAAAGATAGACCGGCATATTGTACTTGACATTGATTCGGAAGAGAATTATGAATTATTTGAACGGCTTGGGAAGGCACTTTCATCCAGAGTCAGAATCCGGATGCTGGCGCTGTTAAAACATAAGTCCATGAATATCGTGGAACTGGCGCAGGAGCTTACGATTCCTGTTTCATCGGCTGCATTTCATGTGAATATGCTGGAAGAAGCCAATCTGATTAATACAGAGATGCTTCCGGGCGTCCGGGGTTCCCAAAAAGTATGCAGTTCCAGGGCAGAGGATGTGTTTCTGTCTATCAACACTTCTCCCCTGGAAAAGGAGCGGCGGTCATTCAGCGTGGATATGCCCATTGGGAATTATTACGATTTCAGGATTCATCCGACCTGCGGAATGGTAAACGAGGAAACCTACATTGATTCCTGCGATGATATAAAATCTTTTTACTCACCCGGCAGAAGCGCGGCACAGTTAATCTGGTTCCAGAGGGGTTTTGTGGAATACCGCTTCCCGAACCATTTCATCAGCGGCAAAAATCCAAATTATGTATCATTCAGCCTGGAAATCTGCTCCGAGGCACCTGGATACCGGAATGTGTGGCCCTCCGACATTACATTTTCCATCAATGACAGGGAACTTCTTACCTATACCTCTCCTGGTGATTTTGGAGGAAGGCACGGAAAACTGACACCGATCTGGTGGACAGACGGAAACACACAATTCGGTCTTTTAAAAACAATCAGCGTGGATGGGAGCGGAACTTATTTAGACGGGGTGATGAAATCAGAAGAAATCAACATTGATACCCTTGCGCTTTCAGCCCAGCCCTATATCTCTTTTAAGATAGAAATTAAAAAGGACGCAAAACATGTGGGCGGAATCAACATTTTCGGAAAATCATATGGAGATTATCCACAAAATATAGTGATGCATGTGGAGTATTGACCGGCGGGGGCCGGTTAGCAGAATAAAAGGTGGGGTGAAATCAGACGTATATTAAAAAACGGGCCGGCGGTGAATAGCCGGAATCGGCAAGGCCGGCAGAAGAAGGCCGGATTCGGCCTTCCTGACAAATGTTCCGGTACCCATACCTATCTGCTCATACTGCGGATATCATAGACAAACTCCTTACGGAAATAGAACGCATGGTTCTTATTTGAAACATAACGGCCATATACTCCGGAATAAATAGGGTGATACGGCATTGAATCCTTGCTCCGCACCTGTATATGCTGTCCGTTGGATGTATGTATACGCCTATCCGGGCTTGTCTCTATGTGCATCCTCAGCTGCCTGCAAATGGAGTAGTAATCTGAACGCCAAATATCCCGAAGCTGCGCATACCGGGGCGAACTGAGATCGATATGGATGCTGGGCAAAAACATCCAGTCTTTGGGACTGCCGTCTTTACAGACCGGCACATATAAAATATTGCTGATTTTTTCGTACAAATGCGTTTCCTCAAAGGGGCGCTCCTGAATAAGTTCATCGATCACACTGCTAATCTGTGTAATAAAAACCGTTTCCTTTGGATTACCCGCATTATCACACTTGTTAGTTTTCAATTCCCCATCATCAAAATCCAGATTTGTGCTGGACAAATGCATTCCCAGGGCCAGCTCCAAAAGCTGGCCTGTTTTCCCTTTATTAATGATAATCATGTTCATATCGTTCTGGCTGAACAATTCCTCAAATCTGATACCTGCTAATTTATTAAACCGGACACACGCTTCTTGAAGTCTCATTTTTTCTCCTTATTTATGGCTGGCATACTGATTCCCAATCTGTTTCTCCCGCGAACGTTGCCCCTGCGAACACCTTCATAGCCTCCTCTTCCTCAAACTGCCTGGAATACAGTTCATAATAATATCCCTTTTGCTCCAGCAGTTCCGGATGACTGCCCCGCTCTATGATTTTCCCGTCCTTTACAACCAATATCAAATCAGCCTGACGGATTGTGGATAAACGGTGTGCAATCACAAAGGAAGTATGTCCCTTCAGCAGATGGTTGGTGGCATCCTGAATCAGTTTTTCCGTCTGGGTATCAATGGAGGAGGTGGCCTCGTCCAGAACGAAAATGGCAGGATTGGCCAGAACCGCCCGCGCAAACGAAATCAGCTGCTTCTCGCCTGTGGACAACAGGCCTCCGCTTTCACCCACATCGCTGTCATACCCCTTTTCCATTTTCGCCACAACCATGTCCGCAGACACATTCCTGGCCGCCTCTTCAATCTCCTCATCCGATGCATCCAGGCGGCCATACCTTATATTTTCCCGCACAGTTCCCGAAAACAGGTGCGGATTTTGCAGCACATAACCAATCTGGCTGTGAAGCCACAGCTGCGACCGTTCCCGGTAATCCACGCCGTCAATCAATATCCTTCCCTTTGTCGGTTCAAAGAAACGCCCCACCAGGTTCACAAGGGTAGACTTTCCCGCCCCTGTCTCACCCACAATGGCAACATTCATGCCGGCAGGCACATGAAGGTTAAAATGTTCCAGCACATATTCCTTCCCGTCCGGGTACATAAAGGAAACATCCTCAAACACAATGTCTCCCTGGATTTTTTCCCAATTACACTTATTGGGTGAAAATGCGTCTCCGTACTTCCTGAGCACATCGGTTCTGTCCACCACATTGGGCTTTTGTTCCAGCAGATCCATCACCCGCTCAATATTTGCCTGACAGGAAATCAACTCCGCCAGCAGCCTGGCAAGCTGCTGTATGGGTTCAAATATAACAACCGCATACGAGATAAATACAGACAGCGTCCCCAGTTTAATGATATTTTCCTGGACCATATAGCCGCCCTTTGCCAACACCACAGCTGAAGCCACAGAGCTGAAAAACAAAATAGCCGGAATATAGACCGCATTCAGCTTAGCCGAACGGATCGCCGCCTGATGCATATCCGATGTCTTTTCAAAGAAGCGTTTTTCATTGTCCGATTCAATGACCATACTCTTTGACGTCTTAACCCCGGT
Coding sequences within:
- a CDS encoding ArsR/SmtB family transcription factor, with protein sequence MNRQSANEKEKIDRHIVLDIDSEENYELFERLGKALSSRVRIRMLALLKHKSMNIVELAQELTIPVSSAAFHVNMLEEANLINTEMLPGVRGSQKVCSSRAEDVFLSINTSPLEKERRSFSVDMPIGNYYDFRIHPTCGMVNEETYIDSCDDIKSFYSPGRSAAQLIWFQRGFVEYRFPNHFISGKNPNYVSFSLEICSEAPGYRNVWPSDITFSINDRELLTYTSPGDFGGRHGKLTPIWWTDGNTQFGLLKTISVDGSGTYLDGVMKSEEINIDTLALSAQPYISFKIEIKKDAKHVGGINIFGKSYGDYPQNIVMHVEY
- a CDS encoding MutH/Sau3AI family endonuclease, giving the protein MRLQEACVRFNKLAGIRFEELFSQNDMNMIIINKGKTGQLLELALGMHLSSTNLDFDDGELKTNKCDNAGNPKETVFITQISSVIDELIQERPFEETHLYEKISNILYVPVCKDGSPKDWMFLPSIHIDLSSPRYAQLRDIWRSDYYSICRQLRMHIETSPDRRIHTSNGQHIQVRSKDSMPYHPIYSGVYGRYVSNKNHAFYFRKEFVYDIRSMSR
- a CDS encoding ABC transporter ATP-binding protein produces the protein MAAYEEQEYNNPFSFRIWMKLFPFFKPYKKFFAITLGLNILLAGVDILVPLFQSYAIDTFIIPDRLDGLGVFTLVYISVIVAQTVCVYVSVHAATSIEMNVGKDLKRAQFKHLQTLSFSYYNTTPVGYIHARVMSDTLRIAGMIAWGLVDMFWALIYVVSVFVIMFMLNAQLAFIITMIVPCIALLTVYFQNRILKWNRKVRRINSQITSAYNEGITGVKTSKSMVIESDNEKRFFEKTSDMHQAAIRSAKLNAVYIPAILFFSSVASAVVLAKGGYMVQENIIKLGTLSVFISYAVVIFEPIQQLARLLAELISCQANIERVMDLLEQKPNVVDRTDVLRKYGDAFSPNKCNWEKIQGDIVFEDVSFMYPDGKEYVLEHFNLHVPAGMNVAIVGETGAGKSTLVNLVGRFFEPTKGRILIDGVDYRERSQLWLHSQIGYVLQNPHLFSGTVRENIRYGRLDASDEEIEEAARNVSADMVVAKMEKGYDSDVGESGGLLSTGEKQLISFARAVLANPAIFVLDEATSSIDTQTEKLIQDATNHLLKGHTSFVIAHRLSTIRQADLILVVKDGKIIERGSHPELLEQKGYYYELYSRQFEEEEAMKVFAGATFAGETDWESVCQP